DNA sequence from the Gemmatimonadaceae bacterium genome:
CACGTCGGGCTCGCCGGGATCCAGCCAGAGCGAGCGGCCGTAGCTCCGCACGAGGTGGGGGTGCGTGCGCGAGACGTGGTTGTCCGAGATTGCGCCGCTGAACGGTCCTTGCTTCGCGCGGAACGGATTGAACCAGGCGTGCAGCTCGAGCCCGCGCTTGTGCGCTTCCGCGACCGCGAAAGCGAGCGGGTCGTAGAACGGCTCGGGCGGCTGTCCCATCGTGCCGGTGAGATACGGCGACCACGGCTCGATGCCCGACGCGTACAGTGCGTCGGCTGCTGGGCGCACCTGCAGAATCACGGCGTTGAGGTTGAGCGCGGCCGACCGGTCGAGTAGCGCGATCAGCTCCGCCTGCTGCTCGGCGGTGGACAGTCCCGGGCGCGACGGCCAGTCGATGTTGGCGACCGACGCGACCCATACCGCTCGGAACTCGCGCGGCGCGGGCGGTGGGCCGCGCCGCGCCGACGCGGGGCCGCTCATCGCCGGCGCGCAGCCGGCCAGCGCCACGCACGCGAACAGTGCGACGGCTTGCGTTCCAGAGAGATGCTTCAACGTGATCTCCGCAAAGTGAAGAATCGGGGCGAAAGTCGATCCGCTCGCGCGACGACCGCCGCGGCATGCCGCTCGTCCACGAAGAACTCCGCCACCGACCACGGCGTGTCCCCCGCGAGCTGGGCTCCGCTCTCGTGCAGATCCGGCAGCCGCGCGGCCGAGCTGTCGATGCGGCTGAACGGCGCCGCGAGCCCGAACCCCGTGGCTTTGAGGTACGCTTCCTTGCGACACCATACGACGAAAAACGCCGCGTCGCCATCGGCGCGCGCGCGCCGGCCGAGCAAAGCGCGCTCGCTCTCGGTGAGAAATCTCCTTTCGAGCGCGGGGGAAGAGCGCCCCGGCCGGATCTGCTCGACGTCCACGCCCACTGGCACGCGCGCGAGCGCTATCACTCCCCAGTCGCCGGAGTGGGAGACGTTGAACTCGAGCGGTGCGACGGGTGACGCGAGCATGGGCTTGCCGTGCGCGGCGCGGGAGAACGCGATCTCCCCCGCCGGCGTGCCGGTGTAGGAGGACAGCAGGGCACGCAGCGCCGACTGGCCGGCGACGAACGACCGGCGCGCGGTGGGCGACTGCATCGCCTCGGCGCAGCGGCGCTCTTCTTCAGGGAGATTCACGGCGCCGTCGGAATTGTCGGGAGCGGCGAGTGGAAATCGCCAGAGGTGGACTTCTTCGGGTTCGATTTCATGGCCGCCCGGCTCGCTTTCGATCCACTCCAAATTCGGGCTCCACCGCTTGAGTAAAGCGCTTCAAATGAATAACTTACATGATTCCAGGACAGGTGGCCGAGTGGTTGAAGGCACCGGTCTCGAAAACCGGCATACCGGCAACGGTATCGAGAGTTCGAATCTCTCCCTGTCCGTAACTGCCCTGCGTCCTGCGTCCTGCGTGCTGCGTCCTAGCAAGTTCCAAAGGCTTCTGAAGCTTGCGCCTTGCACCACCGACTACAGAACAGTGTTCTG
Encoded proteins:
- a CDS encoding 4'-phosphopantetheinyl transferase superfamily protein, which encodes MEWIESEPGGHEIEPEEVHLWRFPLAAPDNSDGAVNLPEEERRCAEAMQSPTARRSFVAGQSALRALLSSYTGTPAGEIAFSRAAHGKPMLASPVAPLEFNVSHSGDWGVIALARVPVGVDVEQIRPGRSSPALERRFLTESERALLGRRARADGDAAFFVVWCRKEAYLKATGFGLAAPFSRIDSSAARLPDLHESGAQLAGDTPWSVAEFFVDERHAAAVVARADRLSPRFFTLRRSR